GCAGTTTACAGGATGTATAGACACCTGCTGTGCTTGTTCCTACTAATCCTTCTTTCCATTTTTATGGACATCCTGACATCAAATACTCATAAGTTTGCGTGTTGAGCATCGATAATAAAGGCCTGTGACCTTCCACTGGCAGGAAAACAAACTTGATTGGGAGCATTAACCTAGCAGAGGGAGGTAGCACCCTCCCAACCCTTCCCTTTCCACGTATGGACCCCAACCAAGAAGACATAAAGCCCAGGAAGGGAAAGGCTGCAAGGACACATGCTCCACACTCTCCTTCCGATCATCACAAGAAACTAGTTTATCGCTTTCTGTTTGCTCAGGAGGCTAGAGTCAACTGCTGGCGGAAAGCGGGAGGAAGGTTTCCATCAAGATAATACATGAAACGTTTGGAGTTGTACCAAGTCTTTAATTATCAACCGCTgcagagcaaaataaaaaaagcagtgCAGCACTGTCTCCGTTCCTGTTTCTGCCTTCTATAGCAGAGGTTAAAGGTCACATAAACCAAACGTATCCAAGGTTACAGGTCACATACTGCTCAATGTAAATGTACACGTCTTGAAGAGCgcttcaagcacacacacaggaattcTCACTGTATGGAATCAACACACTATTTCCCCTGCAGCTTAGCAATTGTAATATAGGAGGTGGCTTTTTTTcagtatttgttgttttcagtaGATTCTTTATTGGAACTGAGCCCATCATTGATTTACCAGATAATTTATTCATAGTCTGTAAATGATGCATTTCAAAAGACTATTAAACAGGTTTAAACATGTTTGATACACACTGTTAATTAGCCACCTGTAACAGCTAAATCTAAACCTCCAGGGACATAATTGAGAGTGCTGATGAAGCCATATGCCAGCTTAATGAAAAAAGTACCTTGTGGGAAcactctgaaaataaaataatttgaaagAATAGTCTTTTACTCACTTTTTAACAGCTCAACAACTGGAAACTCATAAAAATGGCAATGGCTAATACATATGAAACTGAACACAGTCTAATTTCGAATGGAATTGATTagtctttttaaaataagacattttttaattgtcttCACAGATCACTGAGATGCAGGAACGCCACAAAGAAGtagaatatgtacagtacacacacagacggaaAGAGTTTTATCATTCAAATAAATTCTGAATGTCTCAGCCATTAAATCTGGAGGCGCCCACCCTATACCGCTAGTAAGATGATATGGTATTACAGAGAGGCAATAGTTAAAGCTCAATCCACAATTTAAGGCTGGTGAATCAGCTTTACACCAGTAACGACTTTATGTTTGTCTTTATGCTTAATGtgcagtatatataaatatgtatgcaaTGTGCTTTTTGAAAAAGTTTTCTGATATTGTTCATACATCAAACAGCATGTCATCATGCACATTTTTGAATATAGTGACAGTTGACTACTGCTACATTATTTAGTCTgtagtgtttttaaaataagaatatttcaATAAAGAGCAATAGAAAGCAGCTTGACAGCGTCCTGAAAATGAGTGCAAGTCACATTCCTGAGCTGCACTAAACCAAAAAAAGGTGTCTTTAATAATAGGGGCCTCCAGTAAGCAGAGGCCTCCGGTTGGCTAACAATGATTTGCTTGGTGTGAGAGTTGTTTACAGTAAAGGTTGAagaatgtgtctttgtgtcagcTGCAGGAGAAAGAATAACCCCtcttaaagaaaaaacacaaatgcatcaaACCTTGAGTGCAACTTTACCACTTAAACATGTTCATTTTGCTCAACATATTGTTTCAACTATCTAAGTTAAGAAGATAATGGTCGCTTAATGTGCTGTGGAGCTGTGTTCCTTAGACACCCCCGTCAACTCTGCTCTCAAGAATCAGAGAGACACCATGAAGGACTCTTGCATTGACAGACTTATAAAACTCTAGCAGCTATGCCACTGGTCCACAACATGACTGTCAAAGCCTCTTTACTTCTTTCCTCAGAGACTCTTTAGGTCCCAGTTCTTTATGAAGCCAACTTACACAGCCTCAACCATACTCAAAAATCACATATATCATCTTGCTGTCTGCCACAGTACACCGTGCCACCAGTGTTTTCATCATTGCTGCAGTTAATTCAAAACGTGGGTAAAACTCGTAAATGTCAGATTCTGTTTAGCCATTCTGGGTATACGAGCGTGGCTCTTTGTGGGCTGGGCCACAGCAGAGTGCTGCAGAGGCTTTGTAAAACCTCAGCCATCTGCTTCTTATAAATCATAACAACTTAAACACTCATCTGAAAAAATATTCATACCATTTGTGGACTGTGTTCAAGATGATGACTGTGGCaaacaaataagacaaataagACTAACTATAACTAACGTGCAGGAAAGATAGCCTGCTGCAAACTATTTCAGAAGCATTTTATAAATCTGCACTAAAGATTTTGTTTAAATGGAAACCTATTTGCTTGTTTTATCTTCGTTATTGTTATTTCATGTCTACGTTGGTGTCAGGTAACGGGACATTAAagatgtttaattaattaattaaaaatattttcttcaatGGGGCCATTAAACTATCTATCTGGTCATACTGACATGTAACCCTATATTTTCAGTAATAGTTGAatgacagagacagatggagggcTGACAAGAAGTCTGTGAAATCTgtgacattaaaacacaaaacaaatggccaaatacagagagaaaatagaagCAGTGAGTATGTTGGAGAATTTGAATTGAGAAAGGATTCAAAAGGTTTGGCAATGTTATACCTTTTGCACCATTTAGTAAACTGTGTGCCCCGTAACACAATACCCTAATTACGAAACTGTGTCCCCTATTACCCAACAAATCTTCCTAtcattaaaaacagctgtttttgcACCACAGAGAGGCAAGCTGAcaggagttttttttaatttaatattctcCTCAACCAACCCCCAGCCGTTCAAATGAAATCAACTGTGAAATGCTAATATGACATTTCATTACCCATATGAGCTTTGCGCCATCTAGTGTCGACAAGTAGGCTTGTATGTCTTATTTTGAAGGCGGAAGTGTGAGGCCACAATTGCATCATATTTATAGCTCTTACCTAGTGTGAGACCGGAAGTGAGTCAATTTTGTctcctaaaaatatatatttgagacTGCAGGAacgattatatttatattttttaattattatcaaCACaaatttaatgacatttcttGTTTGAcgtgaaatatataaatgtattgacATAGCAAAACAGGAATTgattacttatttatttcctgttttctaTTTATCTGTAAATATTTATCTATGTATCCCCATAGGCTTTATATGACCTATCTATATTTCAGGCTTTTTCCCTTCCCCTAACtatagataaataataataataataataataataataataataataataataaaccataGGCCTAACATACCAAATGGTGGaatgtaaagtacatttactcaagtactgcactaaAGTACGTTTTTATAGGTAGGCCTACtctactttacttgagtatttccatttaatgctaCTTTGTACATCTACTTAACTATATTTTGGAAtccaatattgtttttgttattgtttatttttacaattaaaTATGATATTGTATTATGCATTGTAGAAGTATATAAAGCAATGACAAATTGCTTCACTTTCACCAGTCTCAACATTAAAGTGATCTCGAATAAGGTAATTCTGCATGATAAGTGCCTTTGcttttttgtactttaaattTTGATTAATATCTTTTAATAGCCACATGTTAGCATTTGTGCTGGGCTTTGATTGACTAAACATTTTGGTTGTTAGACATATTAGAAGATATTGTAGctactttattttgaaggtcaTCAGCGGAAGTTGTAGTTTATGTTATGGTTAACTGGTGTTAGCTGCAAGGCTGCATACAGACAGTACCAGCATGGCTTACAGTGCAAAGATCGGTCCGTCCATCCTGAGCAGCGACCTGGCCTGTCTGGGACGCGAGTGCGTGCGGATGATGGGGTGCGGGGCAGATTACCTGCACCTCGACGTTATGGACGGGTCAGTTtatcagttagttagttaagactagctagcatgctaacgaCTAGCAAGCCGATTGGAAGTCCAATGCGTGAGAGCTAAAGTTGGCTAAAATCAACAAGCTAAGTTAGCTTGACATAAGCCAACATTTATGTAACTGGATTTATCTGGTCTAAGTATATTATGTAATGCTTTTTAAACCTCACGGTGTCAAATATTATAATGTCTTCCAAGTTTTAACAGCAGACTTCCTTCTTCTGCCTGCTAGTTTAGTCATTGTTTACCTTCCTCTACACTTATGCAAGGCTCTTGTTTGCAACTGTTTATGCAAGACGAGAGAATTTCATCACAGCTGAGAGTAaaatatctgtttttgtttcccttTTAAGGCATTTTGTCCCTAACCTCACATTTGGACATCCCATGGTAGAGTGCTTAAGGAAGTCAGTAGGCCAGGACCCTTTCTTTGGTGAGAGAAGACCCATCCCCAAACATATGCTCAATTTACCTTAACCCAATTATCATATTCAACTGAATCATGAATGCCTCTGCTATGTGCAGCACTGTGACAGTATTAATGTTGCAGACATGCACATGATGGTGTCTCGGCCGGAGCAGTGGGTGAAGCCCATGGCTGCAGCAGGAGCCAACCAGTATACATTCCACATAGAGTCCACCACCAACCCTGGTAACCTCATcaaagagataagagagagtGGCATGAAGGTAACATAATGCTGCAGAGCAAGAGGCAGAATAGCTTTAGTTTGCAAAATTTTAAATATTGGCATCAGTTCCAAACATAAGTGCTGTGGcgactgttttattttatgtcttcATACTGACACTTGAGTTTTGCAGGTGGGTATGGCCATAAAGCCTGGTACTACTGTTGAAGAGCTAGCACCCTGGGCTAACCAGATCGATATGGCTCTGGTCATGACTGTTGAACCTGGCTTTGGAGGACAGAAGTTCATGGAGGACATGATGCCCAAGGTAAGGACAAACTACAGgtagaggaagaaaaataaaaaaacaggacACCTTTCACACAACCGCAAAACAAACTAGGCTTCTATAAGATGACCTTTTATACAGTAAGTCAGCACCTCTTTGATAGTGTTATTTTGAGACCTGAGATACATACCAAGCCATAGTGCCATTAGTACTGATTCAACATTGTGCTGCAGCAAGAAAGTCTTAACTGGTAACATGACAAGCATGCCACATTATGGAGAAAACATTAGCAAGTTGGCATTTTTGAGAAAAGTTATTAAACTCCTGGCTAATTCACGTTGACCCACTGCAGTTACAGATACATGCTCAAATTCCATACAAGTTTCTGCTTTACCACAGAAGTACAACAAATTATACTGCAGAAGTACCAACTACAGTGTTTCAGTTCCAGtgctctcttctccttttgtttttagctCAGGGTCCTTTAAATGTCTATAACAGATCACAGCTCTGATAAAAGCCCTTGTTCACTAAAGCATTTTTGTATGACTCATGATGTTTCTGATTCATCCCGCAGtactgtgtcttttttttgcagTCCTAATTATATCTGAAACTTGTGTTGTAGATATGGTGCTATGCAGGTTTTGagctctttttttaatgtgcatATGTCCAGGTGAGTTGGTTGAGGAGTCAGTTCCCTTCATTAGACATTGAAGTAGATGGAGGAGTTGGCCCCGACACCATTCACAAGTGTGCAGAGGTAAGGAGTACGAATACACCTATCATAAAATACACACTGACAATTCAAATCCCATTTTGTGAGTTTCTTTTACACTGAGTGTATGTTCATGTTTCCCGCAGGCAGGAGCCAACATGATAGTGTCGGGCAGCGCTGTGATAGGCAACGACGACCCTCGTTCCGTCATCGCTCTCCTGCGCACCGTGGTGGCCGAGGCAATCCAGAAACGTTCGCTGGACCGCTGAGATGTCCTCTTTGTGACTTCCTACCTGCCCCGTCccagcaacacaacacagcagccAGGGGAACAGACTGAATACAGGACATTtttggggttgaggtcaggggTCACGGTCAGAGCAGGGGGCTGATTGCCAAAAGTGGAATCACTTTAATGTAAGTGAAGCTGCACCGTGCCTCGACAAAACTTTTTAAACTTCACCCTGTCACAATCTCCTCTCTGAGCAGTTAACTCTGAGTGAGTCTCATCTCGGCATTGGGAACAACCATTGCAGGATGGAGCTGAGGTTAAGCTTATTTCACATCTGTAAACATTCCTGAATATTGTTTGacactgttttaaaatgtaattaagtaaataaaatggTCCAAGGAGCACTGTGTTTAGTATATCTTCAGTTTTAGCGAGTACTTTTCCGACGTTCATCCGAAATCATGTTTCATACATCATTAAACGGTTTTGGCTCATTTTAGCTGTTTTGTTGAAATAAGCCATTCACACTTGCCCCACTACTGAGCATACATAATGTACACTTCTAAATTCCATGGTTTTGCTAATTAAAAAGACTCCAATGAAGTGGTGTGTGGATTTCTTTGCAGTTTGCCCTTGAGTGTGGTTCATATTACCAAAATGAAGGAGAAAATAAGTGTTTATATACCTCTTAAACATACTGCAAAATGTTACATTAGCTTGGTAAATGCAATACATACTCCTACACATTTTAACTGTCTTTATTTTAAGGTAAAAAATAATATCTTAATGTGGGAATATGTCATACACTATTTtaggataataaataaatgcatgattTTAATCATTTCTAAATCACCAACAACATACAGTTTATTACATGCAGGGGTGTAATGTACACGagtacatttaatcaagtattgaacttaaatacaattttgaggaaTGAAGTATTAAACGTTTTActcctacatttatttgacagctatagttactcGCTACAAAGTTTTTAGATAGATCACTTTTTATGCTAAGTACATTACGCTTTTAATTAAGACTGaatgtagattttttttaaataaatataaatcaagcTGTATTATTGAATCACTTatacttggggggggggggattccaTGCCAGTGTAAGAAATCGTGTAATTAGATTGTGAGCgtatattatacatttgtacacacaaacagattatTTAAACGGCTCTAGATTATAAAATGCAGTTCTGTAATCTATAATGCATTCAATTCCACAGTGTGAACAGCGCAACTAACAGCGCAGCAAAGAATTGGCTACATAAAGCTACCGCAGAGTTGTTTGGCAAAATGACTTGAAGCTGAGAAGTGTCCTGTctgtttacagtatgtgcatacTGACAGTACTACTTTTCGTTTTCTCAGAAACTCTTAACCACCCTGTCAATTTGTCCAGTAGTGATGTCACTGACAATTTAATTAGAATAGAAAGAAATGTACGTTTTTGAACAGGATGCGTTTTCAAGAATCGAAAtgttatattgtatttgtgGAGCCAGACTGAGATATCTAATTCTTTTCTTGAGGACAACCAGAAAGAGTGAAAGCCATGTCCTCAGCATCTCTCATCGCTTTGGGTGCTGAAAGAGTCCCTGTCATTGAGAATCACCCATGACATACTTCAAACTGCCAGCAGCCCGCTCTTAATAATGCAGCATATGTCTTGGAGGCATATCACAGACCAGTTGAAATATTGATGCCTGAAATctgtattttcatttcaatgtcACATATAATGGCAGATAATGTCATATTTCTTGCTCATCCGATTGTATGCGTTAGAAAGGTTTGTatagagtgtgtgcatgtgacgagAGACTTTGTATACACTGTAATATATGCGTTTGTACATCATAAGGAAATCTCCTGTGACCGATTTATGTTCTAATAGATCATGACAGGCGTTTTGTATGCCAGTGTCACTGCAGCCTCGCGAAGACAGGGACACGATTCAATGTGAGTGAGCAGTCAGCAGCTACACATGCTCCACACTCCTTAAGCCATATCGTAGTCTTATTATCAGTTAattgatatgatataaatatgCGCAGCAGCGATGGTGAAAATGAAAGAGTTAGTGTATAGAGGATGCAGACATATCTCATGCTAGGCCCGAACATATACATCAAAGTCACTCGTGAGAGACTTCCCTGGTGCTATGACAACCACATCCACAGGTACTGTAATTTGCAGTTAAAAGCAGTAATAAATGAGAGATTGAAGGGTAGGGAGAGTAGCACTTGGCCTTTCCTCCTAATCACACGTGTGAATCGCCTTTGTCTTTGACAACATGTATAGAAGAAAACTGagaatacacaaacacacacacactcagatttTACACCAAAAATGAGTCAGACAGCCATCATGTAGAGCTTTTGATCTCCAGAGCACTGCCACGAGGGAATGTCTGAGTCCCTGTGTGCAGACTTCAACGCAGTACCACAGGTTGAACAACCACACAGTGAGGCGGTCAGATCACCAAACAGCAGGTCCCTCAAAAGACCGCCTTGATGGACCGCAAGGGCTACTACTCACTCACAGGAACTCAAACCACCACAGGGAACTGCTACTCCCAGTTTGAGTGGGTGTAAAATCCACATCTGGAGATTTTACACCAGGGTCTCAAGCATACCAGTATCTTTAACCACATTCATGATTATGAGAGATAAATCACTGAATAAGGAACCCTTGTATATTATATGCTATCAAATATTAAACATGCTCATCCAAAGATACTGTTTGTCTCatgagaacatgtttttttttacatttcctcCCTTTTTCCCTTCTCTTGCACTTTCTACTGCCATTCATTTTGTTCCATCTATTCCcttatgtgttttctttgcctCCATGACTCACCCTTCGCCCTTTCTGGGATCATTATATAGTAGAGTTTCATCTTTTTacttctctgctcctcttcagcaCTAAAGGCACATTAGTGAACTTGCCTCGCCTTCTTCTGCTCATTCATAATTACTTTGCTTCCCACAGGAGAACAAGATGCACATTGCTGATTAGCTCGCTGTTGTTACCACCTTTACTTATGCATAAAGGCCTCATCGGATTGAGTGTGCATAGTCTTATTaacaattttaaaaaaacaacttgctTAGAATAATATTACAAAAGATGCCTTTGCCTTGCAGCAAGGTGGGCTACTGTATATACTCTACCTATGATGGATAACTCTGATTCACAGAAGGGGGCACAATGTCAAAGGGCAGCTATCTGCCCTGCCACATCTCAGCACTCCTGTGTAAAATGCCTAAAGGCTTATAATAGGAATTTTTCTTACAAATGGTAATTATTCATTTGCTTGTATGAATCTCTTACTATATAGCCACACAACTCTGCCTAGCAGGTCTAGGATGGATTCAAGGAAATGAAAGTGAGTGGCCTGCTCTATCCACTTTTGATACAACATATCAAAGCCAGGTTATTAACGACGTTGCTCCAGGGATGGAAATGTTGGTCGGTCCATCACTTTGGTTCAGAAATATCtaaacaactattggatggattgcaacTAATATATTATACAGACATTAGTGGTTCCCCGACCATGAATGTTATTCTATTGactaatttaataataataataataataataataataataataataataataataataataataataaattagatttgtatagcgcttttctagaaactcaaagacgcttgacagagtgagtgctgatttttttttattatctctagcgccaccatgaggttgacatttgtggttgagtgaaatgtctcaacaactctTTCAATGACATCTGATAGAGACGATCATGTCTTCCTCTTTATGGATTGTATTGACTTTGTTCATCCTTTATCTTTTCATGCAGCACAACTGTCAGGTCAAAATGTTAATTGGTTCAATactgtttatgatcaaatacctgcaaaactaatcgATTTCCAATCAACCTCAGTTGTACTTTGCGTTTGGTGTTGAAAATGTAAGCATGCTTAGGCTACACACAAAACTGAATTTGTTGAATTTAGTAAACATCGCTAAACATAAGCTTGTTAGCatactaatgttagcatttagcttaaagcatTCTGTGCCTACAGCGACTAttgactcttagtcttgtttaaaAATGCCTCAGGACtagtatcccccccccccccatctccccATCTACTCCTGTTCACCAAAGCTACCTCTGGTAAACCCGCCCTCTTACAGTGAAAAGTCCTACACGCATTGACTAAACTCGAGATTAGCTTTAGCATACGGTCAGGACAAGACGGCTTTGGCCAAATTTCCaacataaattatacatttgatcAAGGCCATCCCACCCATCAggtatttaaatgttcatttacaTTCTcactaaaacaaatacaacaatgcATGCCTGGAACAGTTAATTATCTCTACATCTGAATCTCCAGGCTTCCACAGGGCCTCAGAGAATAGAGACTAAATGCAGAGATCCCAGGGGAGCGTTGCCTTAGAAGCAACCTCAGCATCAGTTTACTCCGTCGCAGGCAAAGCCAGtagaagtacacacacaca
This portion of the Cottoperca gobio chromosome 21, fCotGob3.1, whole genome shotgun sequence genome encodes:
- the rpe gene encoding ribulose-phosphate 3-epimerase, producing the protein MAYSAKIGPSILSSDLACLGRECVRMMGCGADYLHLDVMDGHFVPNLTFGHPMVECLRKSVGQDPFFDMHMMVSRPEQWVKPMAAAGANQYTFHIESTTNPGNLIKEIRESGMKVGMAIKPGTTVEELAPWANQIDMALVMTVEPGFGGQKFMEDMMPKVSWLRSQFPSLDIEVDGGVGPDTIHKCAEAGANMIVSGSAVIGNDDPRSVIALLRTVVAEAIQKRSLDR